From one Acidobacteriota bacterium genomic stretch:
- a CDS encoding sodium:solute symporter, translating to MIGIEIRLLDQLVVAASFAVLILIGVRSARSSQTDEGYFLAGRSMPGWVIGFSLMATIVSSVTFLALPAFAYGEGNWRNFVSHFGYIPAIAIAVHLFIPMYRSTRVSSAYEYLERRFGLWARMYAGGTFILFHFIRTGMVLYTVSLAIQSILGTGEDSVPAIIVVGGVLVSVYTVVGGLRAVIWTDVFQGIALIGGGLICLPVILSQIPGGFSELIRVAAADNKFDLGDPTLSLQGKTLWAYLFAEF from the coding sequence ATGATCGGTATTGAAATCAGGTTGCTGGATCAACTGGTGGTGGCCGCCAGCTTCGCGGTGCTGATCCTGATCGGCGTGCGCTCGGCCCGATCCAGCCAGACCGACGAAGGCTATTTCCTGGCGGGCAGGTCCATGCCGGGATGGGTCATCGGATTTTCGCTGATGGCCACCATCGTCAGCTCCGTCACCTTTCTGGCGCTGCCGGCCTTTGCCTACGGCGAGGGCAACTGGCGGAACTTCGTGTCCCATTTCGGCTACATCCCCGCCATCGCTATCGCGGTCCACCTGTTCATTCCCATGTACCGGTCGACCCGGGTCAGTTCGGCCTACGAATACCTGGAGCGGCGGTTCGGGCTCTGGGCCAGGATGTATGCCGGCGGCACCTTCATTCTGTTTCACTTCATCCGCACGGGCATGGTGCTCTACACGGTCTCCCTGGCCATCCAGTCGATCCTGGGCACGGGAGAGGACTCGGTGCCGGCCATTATCGTGGTCGGGGGCGTGCTGGTATCGGTCTACACGGTGGTGGGCGGTCTGAGAGCCGTGATCTGGACCGACGTTTTCCAGGGCATCGCCCTGATCGGCGGCGGCCTGATTTGCCTGCCCGTCATCCTGTCCCAGATTCCCGGGGGGTTCTCCGAGTTGATTCGGGTGGCCGCCGCCGACAACAAGTTCGACCTGGGCGATCCCACCTTGAGCCTTCAGGGGAAGACCCTCTGGGCCTACCTGTTTGCCGAGTTCAT